In Apostichopus japonicus isolate 1M-3 chromosome 5, ASM3797524v1, whole genome shotgun sequence, a single window of DNA contains:
- the LOC139968010 gene encoding uncharacterized protein: protein MMTSGRKQIFKDKIPNEILNSLRVSVSGKRLVRQTSQELPPLVGAPTNNTTNRYATGASAASPLHGAIPSTSGTHPSPARSRRKLKIGTNMKLFINSDKKDASHSLSFNNITPPSPPVTPRRLSELSECPSPILLQRCRQRSCVSLDGSPVLRRRIDEISQHPSGRPATPSASPRMSRSFSLCGNLNEISERKELSDELQEELSRSRAGYFRADESVHSASDPSDESPSSMMKAMSGLQVVTEENTEEVHTANRYCRPPILDNETGEILRHPSSPSAVVQGTNLPIVLDYNHSDDADDGDDDDDDDDDDDDDDGDDGNDDDSDDDDDLANEDEEEQGLPEYQKAPLSSERKIAAWLHGLDSPRSRDELVSGNTTFPSIGNR from the exons ATGATGACGTcaggaagaaaacaaatattcaaagacAAAATACCAAACGAGATATTAAACAGTTTACGAGTCAGTGTGTCAGGGAAACGTCTTGTGCGTCAAACATCGCAGGAGTTACCTCCACTGGTGGGTGCGCCCACTAATAACACCACCAACAGATATGCCACTGGAGCCTCTGCAGCTTCACCTCTGCATGGAGCCATCCCCTCTACAAGCGGTACCCATCCAAGCCCAGCAAGAAGTCGACGGAAGCTAAAGATTGGAACGAACATGAAACTTTTCATAAACAGCGATAAAAAAGATGCAAGCCATTCTCTGTCATTTAATAACATCACCCCACCGAGTCCCCCTGTCACCCCTCGTAGATTATCAGAATTATCAGAATGTCCATCTCCCATTTTGTTGCAACGTTGCAGACAAAGGTCTTGTGTTTCTCTCGATGGATCACCGGTGCTACGGCGCAGGATTGATGAAATCAGTCAGCACCCCTCGGGTAGACCAGCCACCCCCAGTGCATCCCCACGAATGAGTCGATCCTTCTCTCTTTGTGGCAACTTAAACGAAATTTCAGAGCGAAAAGAACTCTCGGACGAATTGCAAGAGGAACTGAGTAGGTCGAGAGCTGGATACTTCCGAGCTGACGAGAGTGTTCATAGTGCATCAG atCCTTCCGACGAATCACCTTCTAGTATGATGAAAGCTATGTCAGGCCTTCAAGTTGTCACAGAAGAAAATACGGAGGAGGTACACACAGCTAATAGGTACTGTAGACCGCCGATCTTAGACAATGAAACTGGTGAGATATTACGTCACCCAAGTTCGCCCTCTGCAGTTGTGCAGGGAACCAACCTACCAATTGTATTGGATTATAATCACagtgatgatgctgatgatggtgatgatgatgatgatgatgatgatgatgatgatgatgatgatggtgatgatggtaatgatgatgatagtgatgatgatgatgatttagCTAACGAAGATGAAGAAGAACAAGGATTGCCAGAATATCAAAAGGCTCCTCTGTCGTCTGAGAGGAAGATCGCGGCTTGGTTACACGGTTTGGATTCACCAAGATCACGTGATGAGTTAGTATCAGGGAATACTACGTTTCCCAGTATTGGTAATCGCTGA